One stretch of Solenopsis invicta isolate M01_SB chromosome 16, UNIL_Sinv_3.0, whole genome shotgun sequence DNA includes these proteins:
- the LOC113005239 gene encoding RING-type E3 ubiquitin-protein ligase PPIL2, producing MGKRQHQKDKMYLTYTEWSTLYGGRKSGTNLETSEEKTFRRLPYDHCCLSLQPFEHPYCDPHGNVFELEAILPYIKQYKHNPVTGKPLDAKSLIKLNFYKNSEDEYQCPVLFKLFTKHSHIVAIKTTGNVFSYEAVEQLNIKTGNWKDLINDQPFTRKDIITIQDPNNAMKFNLSTFHHIKNNIRVEDEETVRERSNPNAKLKTVSAETKDILEELERDYKPAKSNEKDEASTQKADKFNAAHYSTGAVAAGFTSTIMPAETTHQAAVIAEDLVRYERVKKKGYVRFLTNFGALNLELNCDLVPKTCENFMKHCQNGYYNGTKFHRSIRNFMIQGGDPTNTGNGGKSIWGKPFEDEFKPNLVHQGRGILSMANSGPNTNGSQFFITFRSCRHLDRKHTVFGKIVGGLDTLNAMEKVEVDNKDRPIEDIVIQSIQVFVDPFQEADDQLAAERVAEAERLAQEASQNKSANKTDRNDTQKVYRSGIGKYVKLEQEKLDKWDGNVEPATKKKKVSSQYGDFSSFTF from the exons ATGGGGAAACGCCAACATCAGAAGGATAAAAT GTATTTGACGTACACGGAGTGGTCGACGTTGTACGGCGGAAGGAAGTCGGGGACGAATCTGGAGACGAGCGAGGAGAAGACGTTCAGGCGGCTGCCGTATGACCATTGCTGCTTGTCCCTGCAACCCTTTGAGCACCCTTACTGCGACCCACACGGCAATGTGTTTGAGTTGGAGGCTATCTTGCCGTACATAAAGCAATACAAGCACAATCCTGTAACGGGGAAACCGTTGGATGCCAAGAGTCTGATCAAACTAAACTTTTATAAGAATTCAGAGGACGAGTACCAATGCCCTgttctttttaaattgtttacaaaacaTTCACATATAGTTGCTATTAAAACCACAGGAAATGTATTCTCCTATGAG gctGTTGAgcagttaaatataaaaactggaAATTGGAAAGACTTGATAAACGATCAGCCGTTCACTCGCAAGGACATTATCACAATTCAGGATCCAAATAATGCAATGAAATTCAATCTGTCTACGTTTcatcatattaaaaataacataagaGTGGAAGACGAAG AGACTGTGAGAGAAAGAAGCAATccaaatgcaaaattaaaaactgtatCGGCAGAGACTAAGGATATTCTAGAGGAATTGGAAAGGGATTACAAGCCAGCAAAGAGTAATGAGAAGGATGAGGCATCTACGCAGAAGGCTGACAAATTTAATGct GCACATTATTCCACTGGTGCGGTTGCTGCAGGATTTACTTCGACGATAATGCCAGCGGAGACTACTCATCAGGCAGCCGTAATCGCGGAGGACTTGGTGCGATACGAGAGAGTCAAGAAGAAGG GTTATGTGAGATTTCTTACGAACTTTGGGGCTTTAAATCTGGAACTTAACTGCGATCTAGTACCAAAAACGTGCGAAAACTTTATGAAGCACTGCCAGAACGGTTATTACAATGGCACGAAGTTCCACAGGTCGATACGAAATTTTATG ATCCAGGGCGGTGATCCAACTAATACGGGTAACGGCGGGAAGTCTATTTGGGGCAAACCATTTGAAGATGAGTTCAAGCCGAATCTAGTTCATCAAGGCAGAGGCATCCTCTCCATGGCAAACTCGGGTCCAAACACCAACGGATCTCAATT TTTCATCACGTTCCGATCGTGCAGGCACCTCGATCGCAAGCACACAGTCTTCGGGAAGATCGTCGGAGGCTTGGACACGTTGAACGCGATGGAGAAGGTTGAAGTGGACAATAAAGATCGACCGATAGAGGACATAGTTATACAGAGTATCCAGGTCTTCGTGGATCCCTTCCAGGAAGCCGACGATCAGCTGGCCGCGGAACGAGTCGCCGAGGCGGAACGATTGGCACAAGAAGCGAGTCAGAACAAATCGGCGAATAAAACGGACAGAAATGACACGCAAAAAGTCTATCGATCGGGGATAGGAAAATATGTCAAACTGGAGCAGGAGAA aTTGGACAAGTGGGATGGAAACGTGGAGCCTGCcacaaagaagaagaaggtcTCGTCGCAGTATGGAGATTTCTCCTCCTTcactttttaa